The segment CGCAAAAACAGTGCGGAATTCGGAATTGATCCTGCTAAAATCGTCATGTGTGGGGCCTCGTCAGGGGGTTACACCTGTGTTTCTTCAATTCTGTTTAATGAGTTGAATGAAATAGATGATGAAACGGAGATCAGTTGTATCCCAAATCTCCTTGCTGTTTTTGCCGCTGGAATGGATGGGGTAGAGATTATGAACCGTTTGTTTCCGGGTATAGAGGAGGAATCACAGGCTATCTCCCCCATTCATCATGTGAAGCAGGGGTTGCCTCCAACGATTTGGTTCTGCGGGACCGCTGACCCGCTTTATCCACAAAACCTGCAATTTATTGAAGCTATGAACCAGTGCGGGAATCAAATTGATTTTTATACTTATGAGGGAATGGAGCATGGTTTCTTCAATTACGGTTTACACGACAATAAGCCTTATATCGAGACCACCAAACAAATGATCAAGTTCTTTCAAGACAATTTGTAAGACTATTGCTTCCTGCAACAAACAGGTGGAAAACGGCAGTTTAATTTCTTGATTTCTGGCGCATGAGCCTAAACAAGCGGAAAAACAGCATCTATTATCGCCACTTTTGCCGCATATGGGGAATTGTCAAAAATTAAGTGCTGATTATCCAACTGTTTCCTTGTAAAACAAAGTACAGTATAGTTCTCTCCCCTTCTCTCCGTACAGAAATTCTGCTTAACCGAAGAATAGGTTACCCCTTTTCCCAACTCATCAGCCCGCTCCAGCTTTCCCTCAGGCCTCCACCCATGTTATATATGTACTTAACTGAACAAGACAAGGAGCCCCATAAATATGTCCAGAATCATGATTGTGGAAGATGATCCGAAGATTGCAGACCTGCTGCTGTCAGCGATTGAGAAGTATGGTTATGAGGGGGTTAGGGTCAAGGACTTCCGGCTGGTGCTGCTGGAATTCGAACAGGTACAGCCGGATCTGGTGCTGCTGGATGTGAATCTGCCCAGCTATGACGGTTATTACTGGTGCCGCCAGATCCGCAAAGTCTCCACTTGCCCTGTGCTGTTCATTTCGGCGCGGGACGGGGAGATGGACCAGATTATGGCGCTGGAGAACGGCGGGGATGATTATATTACGAAGCCCTTCCACTCCGGGATTGTACTCGCCAAAATCCATAGCCACCTCCGCCGGGCTTACGGTGAGTATGCGGCTAAGCGCGAGGAGCTGATGCTGGAGAAGGAAGGGCTGATTCTGTATCCTGAAAGGCTTGAACTGCAATATGGGCAGGCGGTCGTGCCCCTTACCCGCAAGGAATCGGATCTCATCGAGAGCCTTATGGAGCGTTACCCGAGGGTCGCCAGCCGGGAAGCTCTGCTGGAGAAGCTGTGGGACCCGCAGGCTTTTGTGGATGAGAACACGCTGAACGTGAACATCGCACGGGTCCGCAAGAAATTCCAGGAGCTGGGGATGGAGGATGCCGTGCTTACCGTCAGAGGTTCGGGGTACCGGCTGAACAACAGCTGGTCAGAGGCCCGGCCATGAAGCTGTTTCTCCGTGAGCATGCGTTGTTATTAGCTGTGCAGATCATGCAATTTGGGGCTATGCTGTCCATTTACTGGCTTGACGGCTACCGCGATCTGCCGACCGCGCTATATGCGGTCTTTATTGGCTTCTTCTTTCTCAGCTGTTACTTGATCTATCAATACAGCAGCAGGCGCCGCTATTATCATCGCCTCAGCAGGCCTCTGGAGACACTGGATGAATCCTTTCAGAAGCTGGAGAACCACCCTGTATCCACAGCTCTGGAGCAGCTGCTGCACACCCAATACCGCTACTATCAGCAGCAGCTGACGGCGGTGAAGCTTCAGCAGGAGCAGCATCTGACTTTTATCGACCAATGGGTTCATCAGATGAAGACGCCTTTGTCGGTCATCGAGCTGACCGTGCAGAATATGGACGAGCCCGAGTTTGCCAGCATCCGTGAGGAGCTGGAGCGCATGCGCAGCGGACTTCATACCGTGCTGTATATGGCCAGGCTGCGGGCTTTTGAGAAGGATTTCCATATCAAGCCTGTCAGCCTGCCGAAGCTGGTGAACGAGGTGGTCCATGATCACAGACGCCTATTTATCCGCAGCCATATCTTTCCCGAGGTCCAAGCCTCCGCTCCAGGCATTACCGCCCAGACCGATGAGAAATGGCTGTTCTTCATGCTGTCGCAAATTATGAACAATGCCATCAAATATTCAGCGGCGGATAACACAGAGAACGGCCGGAAAATCACGGTATCCTGCTATCTCAGAGGAATGGATGCCGTCATTGAGGTTAAGGACCGGGGGATCGGTATACAGGCGTCTGATCTCAAAAGGGTATTTGACCCTTTCTTCACCGGTGACAACGGGCGCGGACTACGGGAGTCTACAGGAATGGGGCTGTATTTGACGAAGGAGTCCGCAGACCGTCTCGGACACCGGCTTGAGCTGGAATCGGCGGCTGGTGAGGGAACGGTGGTGCGGATTATTTTGGCGGCAAATCCTTTGCTTACAGGCGTGTAATAAAAGTGAAATCTAAATCGATAGATGAGACGCTGCCGTCTCCGGTATATTGGTTACAGAACAAGTGTGTTGCACACAT is part of the Paenibacillus sp. FSL M7-0420 genome and harbors:
- a CDS encoding alpha/beta hydrolase produces the protein MEAVFDYPVREHTYKTTKHRALKLYVLEPSHQISQCPVILFFFGGGFVRNNRTAAQFQHHANFFSSRGFTSICVDYRNANDTDFIPAQAIMDAKSAIRYIRKNSAEFGIDPAKIVMCGASSGGYTCVSSILFNELNEIDDETEISCIPNLLAVFAAGMDGVEIMNRLFPGIEEESQAISPIHHVKQGLPPTIWFCGTADPLYPQNLQFIEAMNQCGNQIDFYTYEGMEHGFFNYGLHDNKPYIETTKQMIKFFQDNL
- a CDS encoding response regulator transcription factor, translating into MSRIMIVEDDPKIADLLLSAIEKYGYEGVRVKDFRLVLLEFEQVQPDLVLLDVNLPSYDGYYWCRQIRKVSTCPVLFISARDGEMDQIMALENGGDDYITKPFHSGIVLAKIHSHLRRAYGEYAAKREELMLEKEGLILYPERLELQYGQAVVPLTRKESDLIESLMERYPRVASREALLEKLWDPQAFVDENTLNVNIARVRKKFQELGMEDAVLTVRGSGYRLNNSWSEARP
- a CDS encoding sensor histidine kinase translates to MKLFLREHALLLAVQIMQFGAMLSIYWLDGYRDLPTALYAVFIGFFFLSCYLIYQYSSRRRYYHRLSRPLETLDESFQKLENHPVSTALEQLLHTQYRYYQQQLTAVKLQQEQHLTFIDQWVHQMKTPLSVIELTVQNMDEPEFASIREELERMRSGLHTVLYMARLRAFEKDFHIKPVSLPKLVNEVVHDHRRLFIRSHIFPEVQASAPGITAQTDEKWLFFMLSQIMNNAIKYSAADNTENGRKITVSCYLRGMDAVIEVKDRGIGIQASDLKRVFDPFFTGDNGRGLRESTGMGLYLTKESADRLGHRLELESAAGEGTVVRIILAANPLLTGV